CGTTCCTGGCCCTGTCGTTGTCCGGGATGAGTTCGAGTTGAGACCCCGTTAGGCGGAACTCAAACTCTGAGGTACCAGCTGATGCCGCCGTCGTCGGCACCTCGATTGCCTCGACCTCGCTTCTCGCGGCCACCCCAAGATCAAGAGCCGTCGTCTTTCGGACGGCTCCCGGTAGTCGTTCGTCGGCACTTGTCGTCGAGcccctgctagcgacctgcgCATAGGAGACCGTCGTGCGGTTCCTAGCGTCCACTCCGGCCCTCTCTTGGTCGTGCCGGTTTTTTTCTAGCTCCAGCTGGAGCTCGTCCCTTTCCCGACGGGCGTCACGCAGCTGGGCCTCTAGGTCATTATTGCGCGCCCGCAGGAGGGCGGGATCGCCTGCCGCCTCCGCTTTCACGGTCATCGTGAGCAGGGCCTCCTTCGCCAAGGCCACCCTGCTCTTTATCTCGCTACTCACTTGACCCTGCAACTTGCATTTTCCCCTTATGGCATCTATATCCTCGAGCCACTCCGTTATCTGGGCCCCGAGGTCCGATGCCGTCATGAGCCTGTATTCCACAGGCCCCGTCCCCTGCGGGGTTTCTTCCTGGAGCCGAGCCGCAGCTTTGCCCTTTTTCTGTCTACCCGCCGGTGCTTTCTTAGTGACCCACGGGTTCGTATCCTTCGCGCTCCACACCGAATCGGTCTCCCCCGTGTCGGAGTCGTCCTCCAGGTACGCTACCTTGGCGGTAGCCGTGCACCTCTTGCGTCTTGGGCGGGTTCCCATAGGCGGTCGTGGTGCTTCTTCCTCGTCTGAGAGGATTACGGTCCCCTTTCCCTCCCCCTCGGTGGACGCAGCTTTGCGCTGCGTGTTTGCATCTTCTGCCCCGGACCTGTACGGGAGAGAGAGCTCTCCGTCCGAGTACACTATGTTCTCGGGCGGCGTCAGCTCGTCCCCCTTCCGCTTATTCCCCTGCAGTgactgctgttgctgctgttgcaagGGTGCCTCGTCGGGCGCCTCCTGTAGCGGCGCGTCCTCACCCCTTTCCGTCTCCGTCAAGACGTTAGATGCGGGCGCCTGTGGTGATGCATCCCCCGACCCCATGCTCTCAAGAGGGGGCCAGCTAATGCCCCTTACAAGTCCCCGGCCACGCGTACCCCTGCTCCTCGCGTACCCCCGAGTGCGCCCGCTGCTCGAGTGCTCTCGGGCCTCCTCCTGCTTCGTCCTCTCTTTTGGTTTGGTGTTTACGTTATCCATGCTGAAAGTAATGTTAGATTACGACGGTTCGGCCATCATGGCAGCCACACCGCAGTGTGGCATCTTCCCCGCCAGAAAAACCCTATCCCCTCGCACGGAAGCCGCTGTCGGTTTATCGAGTGGCCTCTCTATCCGTGCGAACCCCCCATCCCTAACGTCGCCCAGTCGGGGATTCCCCTGTCAATCCGAAACAGGGTAGGCCACCGGCCGGGTTAGACTTTGCCGGATTTACCCTACCGGACGTCGGTTATGAGGTAATACTGACCAGGTAATCCTCCATACATGCGCCCGAGACCCTAAGTTCAACCCCCAGATTGGCTCCAGACGGCCGCGAGGAGCGGTTCTCCCACTTTGGACATGTGGTTTCCTGGGACCTTTGCCGGGGTACCGAAGTCCCCCGGGCTTACGTTTACCCGTAGTACGCCACAGCGGTCCGGTAAAGGTACTAACGTCACTCGCAGCCCTGGTCGGTCGGCAACTACTCCTTCCTTGGTTAGTCTCTAAGGAATATCCCTAGGGGCCCCGACCACATCCCGCGCACTCACTCATATATTCACGCACCCATTCATACACCCATCCCCGGAAGGATGGGCCGGTTGTCTTAGTGAACGCTCGTCCGGGGTCACCTTCGCATCGGAGTCGTAGAACTCCAAAACGACGGGACCCCTGAATTCATTGCGACCGTCAAGCCCCTACACCACGACAAGGTGACAACCGAGTAggggaaggctaacccctttggattttttgcgaaaatttcgaagattctgaaatatgctgcaataaattctttcaggcactattccgacgtaatttttcgagagaaatcgattgagcgtagtccgaatgcgctgcgagcaacggatcaaaagt
This portion of the Diprion similis isolate iyDipSimi1 chromosome 7, iyDipSimi1.1, whole genome shotgun sequence genome encodes:
- the LOC124407951 gene encoding uncharacterized protein LOC124407951 encodes the protein MDNVNTKPKERTKQEEAREHSSSGRTRGYARSRGTRGRGLVRGISWPPLESMGSGDASPQAPASNVLTETERGEDAPLQEAPDEAPLQQQQQQSLQGNKRKGDELTPPENIVYSDGELSLPYRSGAEDANTQRKAASTEGEGKGTVILSDEEEAPRPPMGTRPRRKRCTATAKVAYLEDDSDTGETDSVWSAKDTNPWVTKKAPAGRQKKGKAAARLQEETPQGTGPVEYRLMTASDLGAQITEWLEDIDAIRGKCKLQGQVSSEIKSRVALAKEALLTMTVKAEAAGDPALLRARNNDLEAQLRDARRERDELQLELEKNRHDQERAGVDARNRTTVSYAQVASRGSTTSADERLPGAVRKTTALDLGVAARSEVEAIEVPTTAASAGTSEFEFRLTGSQLELIPDNDRARNEELARQAEALKQVREEVNRISRLLLSATSGGGRAHPNPPHGMGSHAGGTAQGMHTAQTSCVQATAEGGQRLSEDRGTSDPPMEVEGSTGARDRRSGTNKTRKGKPPGGETSSGAIPEAVQTSPTEAPGRTGGTGPSAVRRRAPRGAAVAIKGKGENVRYAEILKFAREKIQLEELGIGETRIRRAANGGVLIEIPGPENAKKADALAVQLTRVIAVRYGDTVSVTRPVTKGELRVQGLDGSMSSGELAGILAEQGGCKPDEIRVGVPRGTPNGLFSVWVQCPLRAATIIASKGKIRIGWVTARAVLLDARPRQCFKCWGFGRIGSACKEPTERRAACYRCGTEGHQARDCAAKPKCAVCQESGKDSAHRMGSGRCASVGERGRRPATNPSENGQVCPE